From Streptomyces sp. NBC_00370, a single genomic window includes:
- a CDS encoding ATP-binding protein gives MHSANATSPANTPLVRKLWPRNRRSVGLARHLLLDALDAWGLAELGDVAALVLSELMTNAVLHAHVPGRMVETWIIRQDDSVRIEVHDASDELPQRHKAADDDEGGRGLALVDELTNQRWGASERRGVGKLVWAQVGGEGT, from the coding sequence ATGCACTCAGCGAATGCCACATCACCCGCGAACACCCCTCTCGTACGCAAGCTTTGGCCGCGCAACCGGCGCTCCGTGGGGCTCGCCCGGCATCTGTTGCTGGATGCTCTCGACGCCTGGGGACTGGCCGAACTCGGTGATGTGGCGGCGCTCGTCCTCTCCGAGCTGATGACCAACGCCGTGCTGCACGCACACGTGCCGGGCCGGATGGTCGAGACGTGGATCATCCGGCAGGACGACTCCGTACGGATCGAGGTCCACGACGCCAGCGACGAACTGCCACAGCGGCACAAGGCGGCGGACGACGACGAAGGGGGCCGCGGGCTCGCGTTGGTGGACGAGCTGACCAACCAGCGGTGGGGCGCGAGCGAGCGGCGTGGGGTCGGGAAGCTCGTCTGGGCGCAGGTGGGTGGCGAGGGGACGTGA
- a CDS encoding nitroreductase/quinone reductase family protein yields MPTSFNQSVIAEFRANVGKVGGPFAGGDLLLLTTTGARSGRPHTTPLGFARDGELLLVVGSNLGGPHHPGWYHNLLAHPVVQVEIGTATYDALAVPAEGTHRDQLFDVCVRAAPGYADYAARTERQLPVVILQRPEPDGWQPPTEVMSLADKLMEVHTWLRAQLLHVGAEVDAHFAARGAHNGLAEPPPALGLQIRQRCLAFCQGLEFHHTSEDAHLFPGIAAHHPDLTDVFAQLAAEHATVARIQDELAALLADITLSDPHRFRAEVARMSAELNAHLDHEEDHLLPLLTHIPWPPGHDRASGA; encoded by the coding sequence ATGCCCACATCGTTCAACCAATCCGTCATCGCCGAGTTCCGAGCCAACGTGGGCAAGGTCGGCGGCCCGTTCGCGGGCGGCGATCTCCTGCTGCTGACGACCACCGGCGCCCGGTCGGGGCGCCCCCACACCACACCGCTCGGCTTCGCACGCGACGGCGAGCTGCTGTTGGTGGTCGGGTCGAACCTCGGCGGACCTCACCACCCCGGCTGGTACCACAACCTGCTCGCCCACCCCGTCGTACAGGTGGAAATCGGCACCGCCACCTACGACGCCCTCGCGGTCCCGGCCGAGGGAACGCACCGCGACCAGCTGTTCGACGTCTGCGTACGCGCGGCGCCCGGGTACGCCGACTACGCGGCCCGCACAGAGCGGCAGTTGCCGGTGGTCATCCTGCAACGCCCTGAACCCGACGGCTGGCAGCCACCCACCGAGGTCATGAGCCTCGCCGACAAGCTGATGGAGGTGCACACCTGGCTTCGTGCCCAGCTACTGCACGTCGGAGCGGAGGTGGACGCCCACTTCGCCGCGCGAGGAGCACACAACGGACTCGCCGAACCACCGCCCGCCCTCGGACTGCAGATCCGCCAGCGCTGCCTGGCGTTCTGCCAGGGACTGGAGTTCCACCACACCAGCGAGGACGCACACCTGTTCCCCGGAATCGCAGCCCACCACCCCGACCTGACCGATGTCTTCGCCCAACTGGCCGCAGAACACGCGACAGTGGCCCGGATCCAGGACGAACTCGCCGCCCTGCTGGCCGACATCACCCTCTCCGACCCCCACCGCTTCCGCGCCGAGGTGGCCCGCATGTCGGCCGAACTGAACGCGCACCTCGACCACGAGGAGGACCACCTGCTCCCCCTCCTGACCCACATCCCCTGGCCCCCGGGGCATGACCGGGCAAGCGGTGCTTGA